Proteins co-encoded in one Salvia splendens isolate huo1 chromosome 4, SspV2, whole genome shotgun sequence genomic window:
- the LOC121800124 gene encoding probable NOT transcription complex subunit VIP2 isoform X1, translating to MSGVLSSGLNGSNSNIPDNAGRAFATSFSAQSGSSGAALNQSGAGNLQGLHNIHNSFSMSNMPGPYASRNSGNIGGLPNGVQQAPGSVSNGRYGINSLPNAISQLSLGSSHGHSGLNNTGGPGVLPNMGNTGRIANTIGGLVGGGNASRGSSSTGVGNIPGLASRLNLTAPQVVSMLGNSYSGAGVPLSQNQFQAGNNSFSFMALLNESNAHDNATFDVNDFPQLSGRPPSAGGSHGQIGMMQKHNIGFGQQNQEFSIQNEDFPALPGYKGGLNVGGSAEYTMNAHQKEQIHDNMTNLMQQSQQLSMGRSSGFNFGGSYSSHHPQQHRASSINGSGVSYLTSGNSDLHFHGPEYQQFQQSQSRFINPFRDKDMKATPGSQSVLDQYGIVGLLSVIKMVKPALSTLALGLDLTTLGLNLNSSETLNKKFASPWSDEPVRGEPEFSVPECYYAKQTPPLKQTYFARFRPETLFYIFYSMPKDEAQLFAANELYNRGWFYHKDLRLWFTRVKNMEPLVKTNSYERGCYFCFDPNLWQTARKDNFVLQYEMVEKRPALPQQ from the exons ATGTCAGGGGTACTAAGT TCTGGTTTGAATGGATCGAATTCAAATATTCCCGATAATGCTGGAAGAGCTTTTGCAACTTCCTTTTCTGCACAATCAGGTTCATCTGGAGCTGCCTTAAACCAGTCCGGTG CAGGTAATCTTCAGGGGCTTCACAATATCCATAATAGCTTTAGCATGTCTAACATGCCCGGGCCTTATGCATCAAGAAATTCGGGAAATATTGGTGGTCTTCCAAATGGTGTTCAACAAGCTCCAGGAAGCGTGTCTAATGGGAGATATGGGATAAATAGTCTCCCTAATGCAATTTCTCag CTATCTTTGGGAAGTTCACATGGACATTCAGGTCTTAATAATACAGGGG GCCCAGGTGTGCTTCCAAATATGGGAAATACAGGAAGAATTGCAAATACTATTGGTGGTCTTGTGGGCGGGGGCAATGCTTCAAGGGGGTCAAGCTCTACGGGCGTTGGAAACATCCCTGGTCTTGCTTCGCGTTTGAATCTGACAG CTCCGCAGGTGGTATCCATGCTGGGAAATTCTTATTCTGGTGCTGGTGTGCCACTTTCTCAAAACCAATTTCAAGCTGGGAATAATAGTTTTAGTTTTATGGCATTACTAAATGAGTCAAATGCCCATGACAATGCTACTTTTGATGTAAATGATTTTCCTCAGCTATCAGGGCGTCCCCCTTCAGCTGGTGGCTCTCATGGTCAAATAG GTATGATGCAAAAGCATAACATCGGTTTTGGTCAGCAGAACCAAGAATTCAGCATCCAAAATGAAGATTTCCCTGCTTTACCGGGATACAAAG GCGGTCTTAATGTTGGTGGTAGTGCTGAATATACCATGAATGCTCACCAAAAAGAACAAATCCACGACAATATGACAAATTTAATGCAGCAGTCTCAGCAATTATCT ATGGGGAGGTCTTCTGGTTTTAATTTTGGTGGCTCATATTCATCACATCATCCTCAACAACATCGTGCTTCCTCAATAAATGGATCAGGGGTTTCCTATCTAACATCGGGCAACTCAGATCTTCATTTTCATGGTCCTGAG TATCAGCAATTCCAGCAGTCCCAATCTCGTTTCATAAATCCATTTAGAGATAAAGACATGAAAGCCACGCCGGGATCCCAAAGTGTACTGGATCAATATGGGATTGTTGGTCTGTTAAGCGTCATAAAAATGGTAAAGCCAGCATTGAGCACTCTTGCTCTGGGACTTGATCTGACGACCCTAGGTTTAAATTTGAACTCATCTGAGACTCTTAACAAGAAGTTTGCATCTCCGTGGTCCGATGAACCTGTCAGAGGAGAACCTGAGTTCAGTGTGCCGGAGTGCTATTATGCTAAACAGACTCCCCCTTTAAAG CAAACCTATTTCGCAAGATTCCGTCCAGAAACATTATTTTACATCTTTTACAG CATGCCAAAAGATGAGGCACAACTTTTTGCAGCAAACGAACT GTACAACAGAGGATGGTTTTACCACAAAGATCTGAGGTTATGGTTTACGCGGGTGAAGAATATGGAACCTCTTGTCAAAACAAACAGTTACGAGAGGGGTTGCTACTTCTGTTTCGACCCCAATCTGTGGCAAACAGCAAGAAAG GATAACTTCGTCCTGCAATATGAAATGGTTGAGAAAAGACCTGCGCTACCTCAGCAATAA
- the LOC121800124 gene encoding probable NOT transcription complex subunit VIP2 isoform X2, with product MSGVLSSGLNGSNSNIPDNAGRAFATSFSAQSGSSGAALNQSGGNLQGLHNIHNSFSMSNMPGPYASRNSGNIGGLPNGVQQAPGSVSNGRYGINSLPNAISQLSLGSSHGHSGLNNTGGPGVLPNMGNTGRIANTIGGLVGGGNASRGSSSTGVGNIPGLASRLNLTAPQVVSMLGNSYSGAGVPLSQNQFQAGNNSFSFMALLNESNAHDNATFDVNDFPQLSGRPPSAGGSHGQIGMMQKHNIGFGQQNQEFSIQNEDFPALPGYKGGLNVGGSAEYTMNAHQKEQIHDNMTNLMQQSQQLSMGRSSGFNFGGSYSSHHPQQHRASSINGSGVSYLTSGNSDLHFHGPEYQQFQQSQSRFINPFRDKDMKATPGSQSVLDQYGIVGLLSVIKMVKPALSTLALGLDLTTLGLNLNSSETLNKKFASPWSDEPVRGEPEFSVPECYYAKQTPPLKQTYFARFRPETLFYIFYSMPKDEAQLFAANELYNRGWFYHKDLRLWFTRVKNMEPLVKTNSYERGCYFCFDPNLWQTARKDNFVLQYEMVEKRPALPQQ from the exons ATGTCAGGGGTACTAAGT TCTGGTTTGAATGGATCGAATTCAAATATTCCCGATAATGCTGGAAGAGCTTTTGCAACTTCCTTTTCTGCACAATCAGGTTCATCTGGAGCTGCCTTAAACCAGTCCGGTG GTAATCTTCAGGGGCTTCACAATATCCATAATAGCTTTAGCATGTCTAACATGCCCGGGCCTTATGCATCAAGAAATTCGGGAAATATTGGTGGTCTTCCAAATGGTGTTCAACAAGCTCCAGGAAGCGTGTCTAATGGGAGATATGGGATAAATAGTCTCCCTAATGCAATTTCTCag CTATCTTTGGGAAGTTCACATGGACATTCAGGTCTTAATAATACAGGGG GCCCAGGTGTGCTTCCAAATATGGGAAATACAGGAAGAATTGCAAATACTATTGGTGGTCTTGTGGGCGGGGGCAATGCTTCAAGGGGGTCAAGCTCTACGGGCGTTGGAAACATCCCTGGTCTTGCTTCGCGTTTGAATCTGACAG CTCCGCAGGTGGTATCCATGCTGGGAAATTCTTATTCTGGTGCTGGTGTGCCACTTTCTCAAAACCAATTTCAAGCTGGGAATAATAGTTTTAGTTTTATGGCATTACTAAATGAGTCAAATGCCCATGACAATGCTACTTTTGATGTAAATGATTTTCCTCAGCTATCAGGGCGTCCCCCTTCAGCTGGTGGCTCTCATGGTCAAATAG GTATGATGCAAAAGCATAACATCGGTTTTGGTCAGCAGAACCAAGAATTCAGCATCCAAAATGAAGATTTCCCTGCTTTACCGGGATACAAAG GCGGTCTTAATGTTGGTGGTAGTGCTGAATATACCATGAATGCTCACCAAAAAGAACAAATCCACGACAATATGACAAATTTAATGCAGCAGTCTCAGCAATTATCT ATGGGGAGGTCTTCTGGTTTTAATTTTGGTGGCTCATATTCATCACATCATCCTCAACAACATCGTGCTTCCTCAATAAATGGATCAGGGGTTTCCTATCTAACATCGGGCAACTCAGATCTTCATTTTCATGGTCCTGAG TATCAGCAATTCCAGCAGTCCCAATCTCGTTTCATAAATCCATTTAGAGATAAAGACATGAAAGCCACGCCGGGATCCCAAAGTGTACTGGATCAATATGGGATTGTTGGTCTGTTAAGCGTCATAAAAATGGTAAAGCCAGCATTGAGCACTCTTGCTCTGGGACTTGATCTGACGACCCTAGGTTTAAATTTGAACTCATCTGAGACTCTTAACAAGAAGTTTGCATCTCCGTGGTCCGATGAACCTGTCAGAGGAGAACCTGAGTTCAGTGTGCCGGAGTGCTATTATGCTAAACAGACTCCCCCTTTAAAG CAAACCTATTTCGCAAGATTCCGTCCAGAAACATTATTTTACATCTTTTACAG CATGCCAAAAGATGAGGCACAACTTTTTGCAGCAAACGAACT GTACAACAGAGGATGGTTTTACCACAAAGATCTGAGGTTATGGTTTACGCGGGTGAAGAATATGGAACCTCTTGTCAAAACAAACAGTTACGAGAGGGGTTGCTACTTCTGTTTCGACCCCAATCTGTGGCAAACAGCAAGAAAG GATAACTTCGTCCTGCAATATGAAATGGTTGAGAAAAGACCTGCGCTACCTCAGCAATAA
- the LOC121800124 gene encoding probable NOT transcription complex subunit VIP2 isoform X3: MSGVLSSGLNGSNSNIPDNAGRAFATSFSAQSGSSGAALNQSGAGNLQGLHNIHNSFSMSNMPGPYASRNSGNIGGLPNGVQQAPGSVSNGRYGINSLPNAISQLSLGSSHGHSGLNNTGGPGVLPNMGNTGRIANTIGGLVGGGNASRGSSSTGVGNIPGLASRLNLTAPQVVSMLGNSYSGAGVPLSQNQFQAGNNSFSFMALLNESNAHDNATFDVNDFPQLSGRPPSAGGSHGQIGMMQKHNIGFGQQNQEFSIQNEDFPALPGYKGGLNVGGSAEYTMNAHQKEQIHDNMTNLMQQSQQLSMGRSSGFNFGGSYSSHHPQQHRASSINGSGVSYLTSGNSDLHFHGPEYQQFQQSQSRFINPFRDKDMKATPGSQSVLDQYGIVGLLSVIKMVKPALSTLALGLDLTTLGLNLNSSETLNKKFASPWSDEPVRGEPEFSVPECYYAKQTPPLKGEEYYFVTILSKGVLFVFTANLFRKIPSRNIILHLLQHAKR, encoded by the exons ATGTCAGGGGTACTAAGT TCTGGTTTGAATGGATCGAATTCAAATATTCCCGATAATGCTGGAAGAGCTTTTGCAACTTCCTTTTCTGCACAATCAGGTTCATCTGGAGCTGCCTTAAACCAGTCCGGTG CAGGTAATCTTCAGGGGCTTCACAATATCCATAATAGCTTTAGCATGTCTAACATGCCCGGGCCTTATGCATCAAGAAATTCGGGAAATATTGGTGGTCTTCCAAATGGTGTTCAACAAGCTCCAGGAAGCGTGTCTAATGGGAGATATGGGATAAATAGTCTCCCTAATGCAATTTCTCag CTATCTTTGGGAAGTTCACATGGACATTCAGGTCTTAATAATACAGGGG GCCCAGGTGTGCTTCCAAATATGGGAAATACAGGAAGAATTGCAAATACTATTGGTGGTCTTGTGGGCGGGGGCAATGCTTCAAGGGGGTCAAGCTCTACGGGCGTTGGAAACATCCCTGGTCTTGCTTCGCGTTTGAATCTGACAG CTCCGCAGGTGGTATCCATGCTGGGAAATTCTTATTCTGGTGCTGGTGTGCCACTTTCTCAAAACCAATTTCAAGCTGGGAATAATAGTTTTAGTTTTATGGCATTACTAAATGAGTCAAATGCCCATGACAATGCTACTTTTGATGTAAATGATTTTCCTCAGCTATCAGGGCGTCCCCCTTCAGCTGGTGGCTCTCATGGTCAAATAG GTATGATGCAAAAGCATAACATCGGTTTTGGTCAGCAGAACCAAGAATTCAGCATCCAAAATGAAGATTTCCCTGCTTTACCGGGATACAAAG GCGGTCTTAATGTTGGTGGTAGTGCTGAATATACCATGAATGCTCACCAAAAAGAACAAATCCACGACAATATGACAAATTTAATGCAGCAGTCTCAGCAATTATCT ATGGGGAGGTCTTCTGGTTTTAATTTTGGTGGCTCATATTCATCACATCATCCTCAACAACATCGTGCTTCCTCAATAAATGGATCAGGGGTTTCCTATCTAACATCGGGCAACTCAGATCTTCATTTTCATGGTCCTGAG TATCAGCAATTCCAGCAGTCCCAATCTCGTTTCATAAATCCATTTAGAGATAAAGACATGAAAGCCACGCCGGGATCCCAAAGTGTACTGGATCAATATGGGATTGTTGGTCTGTTAAGCGTCATAAAAATGGTAAAGCCAGCATTGAGCACTCTTGCTCTGGGACTTGATCTGACGACCCTAGGTTTAAATTTGAACTCATCTGAGACTCTTAACAAGAAGTTTGCATCTCCGTGGTCCGATGAACCTGTCAGAGGAGAACCTGAGTTCAGTGTGCCGGAGTGCTATTATGCTAAACAGACTCCCCCTTTAAAG GGGGAAGAATATTACTTTGTTACCATCCTCTCTAAGGGTGTTTTATTTGTATTTACAGCAAACCTATTTCGCAAGATTCCGTCCAGAAACATTATTTTACATCTTTTACAG CATGCCAAAAGATGA